The following coding sequences are from one Pseudomonas mendocina window:
- a CDS encoding AMP-binding protein, whose amino-acid sequence MSQSLQLPLERFNHWLDRQPDAIWLRQPVEGVWYDYSWRQVDDQARRLASALLALGCVPGERVALLAKNCAEWFISDLAIQHAGLISVPLYPLQAPEQIAYVLEHAGCKVILVGKLDEPDKLATGIAPHITRIAMPYPTMPAEHQWQALLEAHEPLPGTHLQHGEDLLSILYTSGTTGQPKGVMLSAHAMAYSAANATAEMKMTPQDQFFSYLPLSHAAERFLVEFNSLYCGASVAFVESLETFASDLRQVRPTVFFSVPRLWTRFQQGVLEKLPAQKLERLLRIPLLGRLVARKVRAGLGLDRARILVSGAAAISTGLLAWYQRLGMTICEGYGMTEHFAYGCFNRPGQVRFGTVGRPMPHLQLRLDDSGEILLRSETLMQGYYREPEKTEETLKDGWLHTGDRGQLDDAGYLRITGRVKDIFKTSKGKYVAPAPIEGEIAKNHWIEQVCLMGSNLDQPLALIELSPAARQQQRQALDRSLAEHLSVLNQQLAPHERISHFYLVNEPWTVDNGSMTPTMKIRRNVLEARYAEVVARLPGDEVIVWED is encoded by the coding sequence ATGAGTCAATCCCTGCAACTGCCTCTCGAACGTTTCAACCATTGGCTGGATCGGCAGCCCGATGCCATCTGGCTGCGCCAGCCTGTAGAGGGCGTCTGGTATGACTACAGCTGGCGTCAGGTCGATGACCAGGCGCGTCGGCTGGCCAGCGCGTTACTGGCGCTGGGCTGCGTGCCGGGTGAGCGCGTGGCCCTGTTGGCGAAGAACTGTGCCGAATGGTTCATCAGTGACCTGGCGATCCAGCATGCCGGGTTGATCAGCGTGCCGCTGTATCCGCTGCAGGCGCCGGAGCAGATCGCCTACGTGCTGGAGCACGCCGGCTGCAAGGTCATACTGGTGGGCAAATTGGACGAGCCGGACAAACTGGCGACCGGTATCGCGCCGCATATCACCCGCATTGCCATGCCGTATCCGACCATGCCTGCCGAGCATCAATGGCAGGCCTTGCTGGAGGCGCATGAGCCGCTGCCCGGTACGCATCTGCAGCATGGCGAGGATCTGCTGTCGATCCTCTATACCTCCGGCACTACGGGGCAGCCCAAGGGCGTCATGCTGTCGGCTCATGCCATGGCCTATTCCGCCGCCAACGCCACGGCGGAGATGAAGATGACGCCGCAGGATCAGTTCTTCTCCTACCTGCCGCTCTCGCATGCCGCCGAGCGCTTTCTAGTGGAGTTCAACAGCCTCTATTGCGGTGCGTCGGTGGCTTTCGTCGAGTCGCTGGAGACGTTCGCCAGCGACTTGCGCCAGGTTCGTCCGACCGTCTTCTTCTCCGTGCCGCGGCTGTGGACGCGCTTCCAGCAGGGCGTGCTGGAAAAACTGCCGGCGCAAAAGCTCGAGCGTTTGCTGCGCATTCCGTTGCTGGGGCGTCTGGTGGCACGCAAGGTGCGCGCAGGGCTCGGTCTGGATCGAGCGCGCATTCTGGTATCCGGCGCTGCGGCGATTTCCACCGGTTTGCTGGCCTGGTATCAGCGCCTGGGCATGACCATCTGCGAGGGCTACGGCATGACCGAGCACTTCGCCTATGGTTGTTTCAACCGACCAGGGCAGGTGCGCTTCGGCACGGTCGGGCGACCGATGCCGCATTTGCAGCTGCGCCTCGATGACAGTGGGGAAATTCTGCTGCGCAGCGAGACGCTGATGCAGGGTTATTACCGCGAGCCGGAAAAGACCGAGGAAACCCTCAAGGATGGCTGGCTGCACACCGGCGACCGGGGACAGCTGGATGACGCGGGTTATCTGCGCATTACCGGGCGGGTCAAGGACATCTTCAAGACCAGCAAGGGCAAGTACGTGGCGCCGGCGCCCATCGAAGGCGAAATCGCCAAGAATCACTGGATCGAGCAGGTGTGCCTGATGGGCAGCAACCTGGATCAACCCTTGGCGCTGATCGAACTGTCACCGGCCGCCCGCCAGCAGCAGCGCCAAGCGCTCGATCGATCCCTGGCGGAGCATCTATCCGTGCTCAACCAGCAGTTGGCCCCGCATGAGCGGATCAGCCATTTCTATCTGGTAAACGAGCCCTGGACGGTGGATAACGGCAGCATGACGCCGACCATGAAGATTCGCCGCAATGTTCTGGAGGCGCGCTATGCCGAGGTCGTCGCCAGGTTACCCGGCGATGAAGTCATCGTCTGGGAAGACTGA
- a CDS encoding acyl-CoA dehydrogenase family protein: MQRNHFDTEHNLFRDAFAAFLSKEVVPHQEAWEEAGVVDRSVWRKAGEMGFLLPWADEEYGGAGLKDFRYEQIMCEELARINEPGFMLPLHSALCGPYIAEYGNAEQKARFMPGIISGETILAVAMTEPSAGSDLAGMRTTAVDKGDHWLLNGSKVFISNGYLADVVIVAAKTDPANKHAMGLFLVERDMPGFERGKKLKKLGMHSQDTAELFFNDVRVPKENLLGDAKGGFFYLMNMLAQERLTNACGAVAGAEAALQTTIEYVKERQAFGRPVSHFQNTRFKLAEMRTQVDVAQVFTDRCVMDHNQKKLTPEVAAEAKLFTTELLGKVVDEGVQLHGGWGYMWEYPICKMYANARIQRIFAGTSEIMKEIISRGMKL, translated from the coding sequence ATGCAGCGCAACCATTTCGATACCGAGCACAACCTGTTTCGCGACGCGTTCGCCGCCTTCCTGAGCAAGGAGGTAGTACCGCATCAGGAGGCCTGGGAGGAAGCGGGCGTGGTGGATCGCAGCGTCTGGCGCAAGGCTGGCGAGATGGGTTTCCTGCTGCCCTGGGCGGATGAGGAGTACGGCGGCGCCGGGCTCAAGGACTTTCGCTACGAACAGATCATGTGCGAGGAGCTGGCGCGCATCAACGAGCCGGGATTCATGCTGCCGCTGCACTCGGCGCTGTGCGGCCCTTATATCGCCGAGTACGGCAATGCCGAGCAGAAGGCGCGTTTCATGCCGGGCATCATCAGCGGCGAGACCATCCTCGCCGTGGCCATGACCGAGCCTTCGGCTGGCTCCGACCTGGCCGGCATGCGCACCACCGCCGTGGACAAGGGTGATCACTGGCTGCTCAACGGCTCCAAGGTATTCATCTCCAACGGCTACCTGGCCGATGTGGTGATCGTCGCGGCCAAGACCGACCCGGCCAACAAGCACGCCATGGGCCTGTTCCTGGTGGAGCGTGATATGCCCGGCTTCGAGCGCGGCAAGAAACTGAAGAAGCTCGGCATGCACAGCCAGGACACCGCCGAGCTGTTCTTCAATGACGTCAGGGTGCCCAAGGAAAACCTGCTGGGCGATGCCAAGGGCGGTTTCTTCTACCTGATGAACATGCTCGCCCAGGAGCGCCTGACCAACGCCTGTGGTGCGGTGGCCGGGGCAGAGGCCGCGTTGCAGACCACCATCGAGTACGTGAAGGAGCGCCAGGCGTTTGGCCGTCCGGTATCGCACTTCCAGAACACCCGCTTCAAGCTGGCGGAAATGCGTACGCAGGTCGACGTGGCGCAGGTGTTCACCGACCGCTGCGTGATGGATCACAACCAGAAGAAGCTCACGCCAGAGGTGGCCGCCGAGGCCAAGCTGTTCACCACCGAACTGCTCGGCAAGGTGGTGGATGAGGGCGTTCAGCTACACGGCGGCTGGGGCTACATGTGGGAATACCCGATCTGCAAGATGTACGCGAACGCGCGCATCCAGCGCATCTTTGCCGGTACTTCGGAAATCATGAAGGAGATCATCAGCCGAGGGATGAAGCTGTAG
- a CDS encoding dicarboxylate/amino acid:cation symporter: MTTDVIRQPFYKMLYVQVLVAITIGILLGHFYPETGVALKPLGDGFVKLIKMVIAPIIFCTVVSGIAGMQDMKAVGKTGGYALLYFEIVSTIALIIGLIVVNVVQPGAGMHIDPSTLDASKIAAYAQAGEAQSTIGFLLNVIPSTVVGAFANGDILQVLFFSVLFAFALQRMGDFGKPVLEFIDRIAHVMFGIINMIMKLAPIGAFGAMAFTIGQYGVGSLVQLGQLMICFYITCVFFVLVVLGGIARAHGFSVVRLIRYIREELMIVLGTSSSESALPRMLTKMEKLGAKKSVVGLVIPTGYSFNLDGTSIYLTMAAVFIAQATDTPMDIGHQITLLLVLLVASKGAAGVTGSGFIVLAATLSAVGHLPVAGLALILGIDRFMSEARALTNLIGNGVATIVVAKWCKELDEDTLQRELASGGKPEVAAAPANRELV, encoded by the coding sequence ATGACGACCGACGTTATCCGTCAACCGTTCTACAAAATGCTCTACGTACAGGTTCTGGTCGCAATCACCATCGGCATCCTGCTCGGCCACTTCTACCCGGAAACCGGTGTAGCGCTGAAGCCGCTCGGCGATGGTTTCGTCAAGCTGATCAAGATGGTCATTGCCCCGATCATCTTCTGCACCGTGGTCAGCGGCATCGCGGGCATGCAGGACATGAAAGCGGTTGGTAAAACCGGTGGTTATGCACTGCTGTACTTCGAAATCGTGTCCACCATCGCCCTGATCATCGGTCTGATCGTGGTCAACGTGGTGCAGCCAGGCGCTGGCATGCATATCGATCCGAGCACCCTGGACGCCAGCAAGATCGCAGCCTATGCCCAGGCAGGCGAGGCGCAGAGCACCATCGGCTTCCTGCTCAACGTGATCCCGTCCACTGTGGTCGGCGCCTTCGCCAATGGCGACATCCTGCAGGTGCTGTTCTTCTCGGTACTGTTCGCCTTCGCCCTGCAGCGCATGGGTGATTTCGGCAAGCCGGTGCTGGAGTTCATCGACCGCATCGCTCACGTGATGTTCGGCATCATCAACATGATCATGAAGCTGGCGCCCATCGGTGCCTTCGGTGCCATGGCCTTCACCATCGGTCAGTACGGTGTCGGCTCGCTGGTGCAGCTCGGTCAGTTGATGATCTGCTTCTACATCACCTGCGTGTTCTTCGTGCTGGTGGTGCTCGGCGGTATCGCCCGTGCCCACGGTTTCAGCGTCGTGCGCCTGATCCGTTACATCCGTGAAGAGCTGATGATCGTGCTCGGCACCTCGTCGTCCGAATCGGCACTGCCGCGCATGCTGACCAAGATGGAGAAGCTGGGCGCGAAGAAATCCGTGGTCGGCCTGGTGATCCCCACCGGTTACTCCTTCAACCTCGACGGTACGTCCATCTACCTGACCATGGCTGCGGTATTCATCGCCCAGGCCACCGATACGCCGATGGACATCGGCCACCAGATCACCCTGCTGCTGGTGCTGCTGGTCGCTTCCAAAGGTGCTGCAGGCGTGACCGGTAGCGGTTTCATCGTTCTTGCCGCGACCTTGTCTGCCGTTGGCCATCTGCCGGTTGCCGGCCTGGCGCTGATCCTCGGTATCGACCGCTTCATGTCCGAAGCCCGTGCGCTGACCAACCTGATCGGTAACGGCGTGGCCACCATCGTGGTTGCCAAGTGGTGCAAGGAGCTGGACGAAGACACCCTGCAGCGCGAGCTGGCATCCGGTGGCAAGCCTGAGGTTGCCGCTGCTCCGGCCAATCGCGAACTGGTCTGA
- a CDS encoding AraC family transcriptional regulator, translating to MRERTIASHFVRAALRGAQRQNLACEGILRGAGIQPAILQEPRARIAPEQFARLMQLLWEALDDEYLGFGRQPSRRGTFAMMGHAIIHCRSLEKALSRGALFYGLFPDAPVIRLQREGDWARLSVDDSTLWDPDHFLVESLLVIWHRLGSWLIGQRIRLEEATFAYPEPEHAAEYELLFPSSRRFSAGQTSLLFHARYLSMPLLQDERTLKQFLQHSPADLLARPDGGDSLTSQIRRLLGRDCRTWADLEHVAQHLHTSPQTLRRHLREEGTSFQELKDHLRRDLAIYHLGRDELAIQDIAEQLGFSEPSAFHRAFKKWTGLTPGAYRAQEG from the coding sequence ATGCGCGAACGCACCATCGCCAGCCATTTCGTCCGCGCCGCTCTGCGCGGCGCCCAGCGCCAGAACCTGGCCTGCGAGGGCATTCTGCGCGGCGCCGGCATCCAGCCGGCGATCCTTCAGGAACCCCGCGCACGCATTGCCCCCGAGCAGTTCGCTCGGCTGATGCAGTTGCTCTGGGAAGCACTGGATGACGAGTACCTGGGCTTCGGGCGCCAGCCGAGCCGACGCGGCACCTTCGCCATGATGGGGCACGCCATCATCCACTGCCGCAGCCTGGAAAAGGCGCTGAGCCGCGGCGCGCTGTTCTACGGCCTGTTCCCGGACGCACCGGTGATCCGCCTGCAGCGTGAAGGCGACTGGGCGCGGCTGAGCGTCGACGACAGCACCCTGTGGGATCCGGATCACTTCCTGGTGGAAAGCCTGCTGGTGATCTGGCACCGCCTCGGCAGTTGGCTGATCGGCCAGCGCATTCGCCTGGAAGAGGCCACCTTCGCCTACCCCGAACCGGAGCACGCCGCCGAGTACGAACTGCTGTTCCCCAGTAGCCGGCGGTTCTCCGCCGGACAGACCAGCCTGCTGTTCCATGCCCGCTACCTGAGCATGCCACTGCTGCAGGACGAACGTACGCTCAAGCAGTTTCTCCAACATTCCCCCGCCGATCTGCTGGCACGCCCAGATGGCGGCGACAGCCTGACCAGCCAGATCCGCCGCCTGCTGGGCCGGGACTGTCGCACCTGGGCCGACCTGGAACACGTCGCCCAACACCTGCACACCAGCCCACAAACGCTGCGTCGCCATTTGCGCGAAGAAGGCACCAGCTTCCAGGAGCTCAAGGATCATCTGCGGCGCGACTTGGCCATCTATCACCTGGGCCGAGATGAACTGGCGATCCAGGACATCGCCGAGCAACTCGGTTTCTCCGAACCTTCGGCTTTCCACCGCGCCTTCAAGAAATGGACAGGACTGACGCCAGGCGCCTATCGAGCCCAGGAAGGCTGA